The following proteins come from a genomic window of Amyelois transitella isolate CPQ chromosome 24, ilAmyTran1.1, whole genome shotgun sequence:
- the LOC132903311 gene encoding lipase 1-like → MHRERFVQIIITFLVLKECYSINLRNNVGSAVLNSPDSELNFSQLAWKYGYDSEQHYVTTEDGYILTTFRMKARKCGDKTPPLLLMHGLLMSSDTFLDAGPGVGLAYLLADACYDVWVGNVRGNYHSRAHVTLNPDIDAKFWNFSYDQMGYYDVPATVDYVLEQTGERNLRYIGYSQGAGSAFIMCSERPGYCDKLRVFITLAPSTRHKYTKSQLARSLVINFRKYERVLTKARVYEVLGKPESVPDYVAMFCRLNMGPGSICRSALTLLDSSHPRSVTLSTVSTLFGHLTAGTSIHNLAHYGQDMVSDDFHKFDYGADNLNVYGTKYPPKYKLRATTAPVFIIYGGNDGLVGVKDVEWLVSQLPNVIETWLVPDPKWNHVDFMYSQHIPTLIFPKIQQYLMRYN, encoded by the coding sequence ATGCACAGAGAACGCTTTGTCCAAATAATCATCACATTCCTAGTCTTAAAAGAGTGTTATAGTATTAATTTGAGGAACAATGTCGGCAGTGCAGTTCTAAACAGTCCCGATTCGGAGTTGAATTTCTCCCAGCTCGCTTGGAAATATGGATATGATTCGGAGCAGCATTACGTGACTACAGAAGATGGGTATATATTGACGACATTTAGGATGAAGGCCAGAAAATGTGGAGACAAAACACCACCGCTACTGCTCATGCATGGATTACTGATGAGCTCGGACACTTTCTTGGATGCAGGACCTGGAGTTGGACTGGCTTATCTTTTAGCAGACGCCTGCTATGACGTCTGGGTCGGCAATGTTCGAGGGAATTACCACTCCAGAGCTCATGTTACCCTGAATCCAGACATTGACGCCAAATTTTGGAACTTTTCATACGATCAAATGGGATATTACGATGTGCCAGCGACAGTCGATTATGTTTTGGAACAAACCGGTGAACGTAATTTGAGATACATTGGATATTCGCAAGGTGCCGGCTCGGCTTTCATTATGTGCTCCGAAAGACCGGGATACTGTGATAAATTAAGAGTTTTCATAACATTGGCGCCGTCTACGCGACATAAATACACGAAATCACAACTTGCCAGATCGCTGGTGATAAATTTTCGTAAATACGAACGCGTGTTGACAAAAGCAAGAGTGTACGAAGTGCTTGGTAAACCTGAATCGGTACCAGATTACGTTGCAATGTTTTGCCGGCTCAATATGGGGCCAGGGAGTATTTGCCGGTCAGCATTGACACTACTGGATAGTTCCCATCCTAGGTCAGTGACTCTTTCAACTGTTAGCACGTTATTTGGACATTTGACTGCGGGCACTTCTATTCACAACTTGGCACATTATGGACAGGACATGGTCAGTGATGATTTCCACAAATTTGATTACGGTGCTGATAATTTGAACGTTTATGGAACGAAATATCCtcctaaatataaattacgaGCAACTACCGCTCCTGTGTTCATTATATATGGAGGGAATGATGGGTTGGTGGGCGTTAAAGATGTTGAATGGTTGGTGTCACAGTTACCTAATGTCATTGAGACGTGGCTGGTTCCTGATCCGAAATGGAATCACGTAGACTTTATGTACAGCCAACATATACCTACGTTGATATTTCCAAAAATACAACAATATTTGATGCGTTATAACTag